One stretch of Sinomonas terrae DNA includes these proteins:
- a CDS encoding helix-turn-helix domain-containing protein: MENERVRGNPAGITNMHVATNIRAARQSIGMDLRTMSVKLTEVGRKISPSGISKIENGDRRVDVDDLTAIAYLLRTTPAALLTPPSDGVEVTGVSSRFLPEEIQAWVAGRVKLTPDDLLRYWKEERFNASSYVKRFEDALAQYDQGQLGLTPREVYEERLATQRARLELATGRLVQLDPLAIPNLD; this comes from the coding sequence ATGGAGAACGAGAGGGTGCGGGGCAATCCCGCGGGGATCACGAACATGCACGTCGCGACCAATATTCGCGCAGCGCGGCAGAGCATCGGCATGGACTTGCGCACCATGTCCGTGAAGCTCACTGAGGTGGGCCGGAAGATCTCGCCCTCGGGCATCAGCAAGATCGAAAACGGCGACCGTCGCGTGGATGTGGACGACCTCACCGCGATCGCCTACCTGCTCCGCACCACCCCGGCGGCACTCCTCACCCCGCCAAGCGATGGCGTCGAGGTGACGGGGGTCTCCTCAAGGTTCCTTCCTGAGGAGATCCAGGCCTGGGTCGCCGGCCGGGTGAAGCTCACGCCCGACGACCTGCTGCGGTACTGGAAGGAAGAGCGCTTCAACGCCTCCTCATACGTCAAGCGATTCGAAGACGCACTGGCCCAGTACGACCAGGGCCAGCTCGGACTCACGCCGCGCGAGGTCTACGAGGAACGCCTGGCGACACAACGGGCCCGACTGGAACTCGCAACCGGCAGGCTGGTGCAACTCGACCCGCTGGCGATCCCCAACCTCGATTGA
- a CDS encoding helix-turn-helix domain-containing protein yields MRQGTLGIDDLRARRSLVISRKEAAEALGVDPRTITVGIQDGTIPSVKLGRRIVIPREKFLSLFESADGAPRDHE; encoded by the coding sequence ATGAGACAGGGCACACTCGGCATCGACGACCTCCGTGCACGCCGGAGCCTCGTCATCAGCCGCAAGGAAGCCGCAGAAGCGCTCGGAGTGGATCCCCGTACTATCACGGTCGGAATCCAGGACGGCACGATTCCCTCGGTCAAGCTCGGCCGCAGAATCGTGATTCCGCGCGAGAAGTTCCTCAGCCTCTTCGAATCGGCCGACGGTGCCCCGCGCGATCACGAATAG